Proteins from a single region of Demequina sp. NBRC 110054:
- a CDS encoding PadR family transcriptional regulator, with protein sequence MRAAVLVLLGEQPRHGYDLIHEIEERSGGAWTPSPGSIYPTLQALEDEGLVTIETIDGRKTASLTEAGGAWLEQHGDAHAGLFEASAADQSAGSLRAELGALHEAAVHVARVPGSDLTPQVVEVLADARKRLYRLLADQD encoded by the coding sequence GTGCGTGCGGCCGTCCTGGTCCTGCTCGGCGAGCAGCCCCGACACGGCTACGACCTCATCCACGAGATCGAAGAGCGCAGCGGCGGCGCCTGGACCCCGAGCCCCGGCTCGATCTATCCGACGCTTCAGGCGCTCGAGGACGAGGGCCTCGTGACGATCGAGACCATCGACGGTCGCAAGACAGCGTCCCTCACCGAGGCCGGCGGTGCGTGGCTCGAGCAGCACGGCGACGCGCACGCGGGACTGTTCGAGGCCAGCGCGGCCGATCAGAGCGCGGGCAGCCTGAGGGCCGAGCTCGGCGCTCTCCACGAGGCCGCCGTGCACGTGGCCAGGGTTCCCGGATCCGACCTCACCCCCCAGGTGGTCGAGGTGCTCGCTGACGCCCGCAAGCGCTTGTACCGCCTGCTTGCCGATCAGGACTGA
- a CDS encoding GNAT family N-acetyltransferase: protein MAFSDTPTLSHDLVRLEPLALAHHDDLCEAVSVGELWRAWYTSIPAPHAMEQEIERRLSLQFEGLMAPWAVVSAATGKAIGMTTYMNLDESNRRLEIGSTWLGREAHGTGINPAAKLLLLTRAFDELGCVAVEFRTHWHNHQSRAAIARLGAKQDGVLRSHMLLPDGSRRDTVVFSILDHEWPAARKGLLGRLVTRG, encoded by the coding sequence ATGGCGTTCTCCGACACTCCGACCCTCAGCCACGACCTGGTGCGCCTCGAGCCGCTCGCACTCGCGCACCACGACGACCTGTGCGAAGCCGTCTCCGTCGGTGAGCTGTGGCGCGCCTGGTACACATCCATCCCTGCGCCGCACGCGATGGAGCAGGAGATCGAGCGCAGGCTGTCGCTCCAGTTCGAGGGCCTTATGGCGCCGTGGGCGGTCGTGTCCGCCGCGACGGGCAAGGCGATCGGCATGACGACGTACATGAACCTCGATGAGTCGAACCGCCGACTCGAGATCGGATCGACCTGGCTCGGACGAGAGGCGCACGGCACCGGCATCAACCCGGCGGCCAAGCTCCTGCTGCTCACGCGGGCCTTCGACGAGCTCGGCTGCGTCGCAGTCGAGTTCCGCACGCACTGGCACAACCACCAGTCGCGCGCCGCGATCGCGCGGCTCGGAGCGAAGCAGGACGGCGTGCTGCGCAGTCACATGCTCCTGCCCGACGGCTCGAGGCGCGACACCGTCGTCTTCTCGATCCTCGATCACGAGTGGCCGGCCGCCCGCAAAGGGTTGCTCGGAAGGCTCGTCACCCGAGGGTGA
- a CDS encoding oxygenase MpaB family protein, giving the protein MSPSANPVVRLRRRAGHAVFLKIAGPDGDAARVRVHDTPGPRWFPPGSPIRRVHADVTTFVGGLRALLLQSLHPLAMAGVAGHSGYRGDPWGRLARTSTFLAFTTFGAEPDAERMVQMVRAAHEKVRGTAPDGRRYEATDPHLLTWVHIAEADSFLSAHQRYGERPLSPERADEYVAQSGEVARRLGALDVPRTTAELAEAFDRYRPELRATPEALDTAQFLLKEPPLPWPVRPPYALLASGAVALLPDWARAELGLDRWSTRTFGPAAGSLATHGIRWMMGSAERRASNVDDPRPART; this is encoded by the coding sequence ATGTCCCCCTCCGCGAACCCCGTCGTACGACTGCGCCGCCGCGCGGGCCACGCCGTCTTCCTCAAGATCGCGGGCCCCGACGGCGACGCGGCCCGCGTCCGCGTGCACGACACCCCTGGCCCCCGCTGGTTCCCTCCCGGCAGCCCCATCCGACGCGTCCACGCCGACGTCACGACGTTCGTCGGCGGGCTGCGCGCGCTGCTGCTGCAGTCGCTCCACCCGCTCGCGATGGCGGGGGTCGCGGGACACTCGGGGTATCGGGGAGACCCGTGGGGTCGCCTCGCCCGCACGTCGACCTTCCTCGCCTTCACGACCTTCGGCGCCGAGCCCGACGCCGAGCGAATGGTCCAGATGGTGCGCGCCGCGCACGAGAAGGTGCGAGGGACCGCGCCGGACGGACGACGGTACGAGGCGACCGACCCTCATCTGCTCACGTGGGTGCACATCGCCGAGGCGGATTCGTTCCTCTCTGCCCACCAGCGCTACGGCGAGCGGCCGCTCAGCCCCGAGCGCGCCGACGAGTACGTCGCGCAGTCGGGCGAGGTCGCTCGCAGGCTCGGAGCGCTCGACGTGCCGCGCACGACCGCGGAGCTGGCGGAGGCCTTCGACCGCTACCGCCCCGAGCTTCGCGCGACCCCCGAGGCTCTCGACACCGCGCAGTTCCTCCTCAAGGAGCCGCCCCTGCCGTGGCCGGTGCGTCCTCCGTACGCCCTCCTGGCGTCGGGCGCGGTCGCCCTGCTGCCCGACTGGGCTCGCGCCGAGCTCGGCCTCGACCGCTGGTCGACGCGCACCTTCGGCCCCGCGGCGGGCTCGCTCGCGACGCACGGGATCCGCTGGATGATGGGGTCGGCCGAGCGACGGGCGAGCAACGTCGACGATCCGCGGCCCGCACGCACGTGA